In Cygnus atratus isolate AKBS03 ecotype Queensland, Australia chromosome 5, CAtr_DNAZoo_HiC_assembly, whole genome shotgun sequence, a single window of DNA contains:
- the GLRX5 gene encoding glutaredoxin-related protein 5, mitochondrial — protein sequence MSGALRAGLRLAGSGWAVRGWAGRRRLSQAAAEGGGAEGGGGSGSGSGSGSREAVERLVRAHPVVVFMKGSPAQPLCGFSNAVVQILRLHGVEDYRAHDVLQDPDLRQGIKNYSNWPTIPQVYLNGEFVGGCDILLQMHQNGDLVEELKKLGIRSALLDAEKDQDKK from the exons ATGAGTGGCGCGCTGCGCGCCGGCCTGCGCCTGGCCGGGAGCGGCTGGGCAGtgcggggctgggccgggcggcggcggctgagCCAGGCGGCGGccgagggcggcggggccgagggAGGCGGCGGCTCGGGGTCGGGCTCGGGCTCGGGGTCGCGGGAGGCGGTGGAGCGTCTGGTGCGGGCGCACCCGGTGGTGGTGTTCATGAAGGgcagccccgcgcagcccctCTGCGGCTTCAGCAACGCCGTGGTGCAGATCCTGCGGCTGCACGGCGTGGAGGACTACCGCGCCCACGACGTGCTGCAGGACCCCGACCTCCGCCAAG GAATAAAAAACTACTCAAACTGGCCCACCATCCCACAAGTATACCTCAATGGTGAATTCGTTGGTGGCTGTGATATACTCCTCCAGATGCATCAGAATGGAGATCTTGTAGAAGAGCTGAAGAAGTTAGGAATCCGCTCAGCACTTCTGGATGCAGAAAAAGACCAagacaaaaagtaa